The Desulfonatronum thiosulfatophilum DNA segment CGCAAACTTGTCCAAAGGTTGCAATATGTGACCGAGGTTACAGGGGCTACCAAAATGTAGGCGACACCAAAATCCTGCGGCCAGGGCGTCCGAAGAAAAGCGATAGCCCCTATCAACGGCGGATCGTCCGTGAGCGTTTTTGCCGTAGAGCAGGAATAGAGCCGATAATTGGTCACCTGAAACAGGATCATCGCTTGTCCCGAAACTACCTGAAAGGGGTTCTCGGCGACGCGATCAACCTGTTCATGGCTGCCGCGGCATTCAATTTCAGGAAGTGGATTCGGAAGTTCGAACACTTTTTTGCCCTTTTTACGCTTTGGCTGTTTTTTGGCACCACAACCCGTCAGCCTACTATGATGATCCTGTAACGAAAATATCGGATTTTTCAGGCTCGACTACTTGGCTATTATCAGAGAGGTTTTCTTTGAGAAATTAATCTCCAGCACCCTCTCCAAATCCTCCATGCTTACCGGTTTGCTCAGGTAGTCATCCATCCCGGCCTCCAGGAATTTTTCCTTGTCGCCAAGCATGGCATAAGCCGTCAGGGCAATGATGGGGATATCTTTATTTGGACCGAGATCAGTGGATGAGCGAATGGCCTTGGTGGCTTCGACGCCGTTCATTACCGGCATCTGGATGTCCATCAAAACAAGATCGAAATCCTGTTGGGCTAATAGATCCAAAGCCTGACGACCGTTCTCGGCAAGGGTTCCCCTGTGTCCGGCTTTCTGCAGTAGTTTCATGGCCGGAAAGGAGTTGGACGGATCATCCTCGACAAGGAGAATACGCAAGCTTGAGGTTGGAGGCGGAGGTAGTGCTTCGATTGCCCGGGACGAATCGACTCCAACGGGAAGCTTGAAGTACAGAGCGATGTGGATCGTGGTTCCCTGGCCCTCCAGGCTTTCAATGCAGATCCGCCCCTCCATGAGATCAACCAGCCGTTTGACAATGGCCAACCCTAGTCCGGCACCTTGGTATTTTCGTGTATATGAGCCGTCGACTTGAACAAACGCCTTAAAAAGGTTGTTTATTCTGTCATCGGGAATGCCGATGCCCGTGTCACTCACGGAAAAAAGAACCCTGAAGGCCCCGTCTTTCCATGAACGGATCGGAGTCATCCTTACGTTGACCTTTCCGCTGTCGCTGTATTTCAAGGAATTACCGACAATGTTGAACAGCACTTGCCGCAATCGCGCTTCATCTCCGATTAACTGTTCCGGAATAGCCGGGTCTATTGAACATTCCAGAGTCATCCCTTTGTTTCTTGCCGTCACGGTGAACAGATCGAGAATTGAGTCTTGCAGTTCGGTCATACTAAACTCGGACTCGAGGAGTTCCATCTTTCCGACCTCAACCTTAGACAGGTCCAGGATGTCGGACAGCAACATGGTCAGGCGCTCTGCGGATGTGGTGGTCAACTGGACATATTGGCGTTGCTCCTCGTCCAGGGCAGTGGTATCCAAAAGCTGCATCATGCCCATGATACCGTTGAGAGGAGTTCGGATTTCATGGGACATGTTGGCAAGGAATTCAGATTTGGACTTGTTTGCCGCCTCGGCCTGCTCTTTGGCTACCAGCAGGGCCTCTTCAGCACGCTTTCGATCAGTGATGTCAATGCCAATTTCAAGGACGAGCTTCTCCCCGTCGCTGTCAATAAAAGGATAGTCATAAATGGCGAAAATTTTGTCCTCAGGTGCTTGTGACCATTCCCAAACTTGGGGGGTGTCCGTTTCAAAGACCTTGAAGGTTTTGCATTCTTCGCACGGGTCATTTCGACCCCTCAGCACTTCATGACAGGGCTTTCCTTCGATCTCGCCAAAGTGGTCAATAAAATACTTGTTGGCATATCTTACGGAATAATCGGACGATTGAAGATAGATAAAGCCTGGAAATGACTCCAGGAGCATGATAAGTCTTTTTTTTTCAATTTTCAACGATTCATCGGCCCGTTTGCGCTGTGTAACGTCTCTAGAGCTGAACAGGATTTCTTTATGATTGCCTTGTTCATCAAAAATGAACTTCCCGATTGTCTCAAGCCAAAG contains these protein-coding regions:
- a CDS encoding PAS domain S-box protein, producing the protein MAQKQAPEAPPAQAGFPNAHDILDHAPIGIFKTTPEGRFLYANQALADMYGYAAPRDLMASIQDIGTELFADPRDGPAVIGLLATDGMVKDYECEQVRKDGSGFWASGSIRTVHAEDGKVSHYQGFVTDITERKQSEMALRLSEIQFRNAFEHSAIGIALVSPEGQWIKVNPRISALFGYTDDELMLKTFQDITHPEDLETDMEFVQRMLAGKIETYQMEKRYFHKNGSIVWGLLAVSLVWDDQGAPLHFISQIEDITERKRAEEALREQEIILKDILESTLSGYWDWNLLKNTEYLSPAFKRMFGYEDHELESSPEAWQKIIFPEDLPSVLEVFDRHVKSRGREPFYNEVRYKHKDGSTAWVICAGRVIEWTADGLPVRMVGCHIDITGKKLAEDALRNKTQLLQNIINTSSDLISVTDMEGNYKFTGPSHSILGYDLDSLVGKNFMEYVHPNDYQRVATAFVEFVTKSEDGVKVEYRYCQNDGEYLWLETIGKFIFDEQGNHKEILFSSRDVTQRKRADESLKIEKKRLIMLLESFPGFIYLQSSDYSVRYANKYFIDHFGEIEGKPCHEVLRGRNDPCEECKTFKVFETDTPQVWEWSQAPEDKIFAIYDYPFIDSDGEKLVLEIGIDITDRKRAEEALLVAKEQAEAANKSKSEFLANMSHEIRTPLNGIMGMMQLLDTTALDEEQRQYVQLTTTSAERLTMLLSDILDLSKVEVGKMELLESEFSMTELQDSILDLFTVTARNKGMTLECSIDPAIPEQLIGDEARLRQVLFNIVGNSLKYSDSGKVNVRMTPIRSWKDGAFRVLFSVSDTGIGIPDDRINNLFKAFVQVDGSYTRKYQGAGLGLAIVKRLVDLMEGRICIESLEGQGTTIHIALYFKLPVGVDSSRAIEALPPPPTSSLRILLVEDDPSNSFPAMKLLQKAGHRGTLAENGRQALDLLAQQDFDLVLMDIQMPVMNGVEATKAIRSSTDLGPNKDIPIIALTAYAMLGDKEKFLEAGMDDYLSKPVSMEDLERVLEINFSKKTSLIIAK